One Capsicum annuum cultivar UCD-10X-F1 chromosome 2, UCD10Xv1.1, whole genome shotgun sequence genomic window carries:
- the LOC107861489 gene encoding uncharacterized protein LOC107861489, whose product MASKQIPYQKLKQESSYFDEEDIDLIHLREKVIGKIRKKPSSFWNIKFRKVHLRKRLRIKVPSLKKFLRRKARFIATALAKTLKRLKESQSHFSDLFAGNYMFMQINPTPLKIYAQNHKSQNLKARADHFHSGFTSLGSATYSF is encoded by the coding sequence ATGGCATCCAAGCAAATTCCttaccaaaaactcaaacaaGAAAGCAGCTACTTCGATGAAGAGGATATCGACTTAATACACCTGAGAGAAAAGGTGATTGGAAAAATCAGGAAAAAACCATCTTCGTTCTGGAACATCAAGTTCAGAAAAGTGCACCTGAGGAAGCGATTGAGGATTAAGGTACCtagcttgaagaaattcttaagGAGAAAAGCTAGATTCATCGCGACCGCATTGGCTAAAACTTTGAAGAGGTTGAAGGAAAGTCAGTCACATTTTAGTGATCTCTTTGCTGGGAACTACATGTTTATGCAGATCAATCCAACTCCGTTGAAAATTTATGCACAAAATCACAAATCTCAGAATCTGAAAGCCAGAGCTGATCACTTCCATAGTGGATTCACATCATTAGGTTCTGCTACGTATTCATTTTAG
- the LOC107860703 gene encoding ras-related protein RABB1b, which translates to MSYDYLFKYIIIGDTGVGKSCLLLQFTDKRFQPVHDLTIGVEFGARMVTIDGRPIKLQIWDTAGQESFRSITRSYYRGAAGALLVYDITRRETFNHLASWLEDARQHANPNMTIMLVGNKSDLSHRRAVSKEEGEQFAKENGLLFLEASARTAQNVEEAFIQTAAKILQKIQEGVFDVSNESSGIKVGYGHIQGAAGPRDGAVAQRGGCCS; encoded by the exons ATGTCTTACGACTATCTCTTCAAGTACATAATCATCGGAGATACAG GTGTGGGAAAATCGTGTTTACTTCTGCAATTTACGGATAAGAGGTTTCAGCCGGTGCATGATCTCACTATTGGAGTTGAGTTTGGTGCTCGTATGGTCACCATTGACGGCAGGCCAATTAAACTTCAAATTTGGGATACT GCTGGGCAGGAATCTTTTAGATCCATCACCAGGTCATATTACAGAGGAGCAGCTGGCGCACTTCTAGTTTATGACATCACCAG GAGAGAGACATTTAATCATCTAGCCAGCTGGCTTGAAGATGCTAGGCAGCACGCAAATCCAAATATGACTATAATGCTGGTAGGAAATAAGAGTGATCTGTCACACCGAAGGGCTGTCAGTAAAGAGGAAGGAGAACAATTTGCAAAAGAAAATGGGCTTTTGTTTCTTGAGGCGTCTGCTAGAACTGCTCAAAATGTTGAGGAG GCCTTTATACAGACTGCTGCTAAGATACTTCAAAAGATCCAAGAAGGGGTTTTTGATGTCTCCAACGAG TCATCTGGAATCAAGGTTGGTTATGGGCATATCCAAGGTGCAGCTGGTCCACGGGATGGAGCAGTTGCTCAAAGAGGTGGATGCTGCAGCTAG
- the LOC107858413 gene encoding cytochrome P450 724B1: protein MGFPFVGEAFGFFTSHKSFSIGSFLQERRSRYGKVFKSYMFGSPTIVSCDLELNRFVLQNEGRLFQSSYPKPVRDILGKHSLLLITDVELHKKRRSVQLDLINKFKCTPNFLDDVDKLCVSLMESWRGNKLVLFANQAKKFTFDLMLMNLLGMEPGEPLGLQLLQHFLTFMEGFVSIPINLPWTPYAKAVKARTRISSILKQVLKAREHDEILLKGDLSDEEKASILLDLLLAGYETTSGLLSLLIYFLAQSPQALKKLKDEHHAIRRKKKEGEPLNWEDYKQMKFTIMVINETLRCGNVVKFVHRKAIKGVEFKGYHIPAGWKVLPILSAVHLDPSLHENPSEFNPWRWNDPATSKKVITFGGGSRLCPGSELGKLEAAFFLHHLVLNYRWTMKEDDYPTLYPYMDFPRGLLIALEAETTKF from the exons ATGGGATTTCCCTTTGTTGGAGAGGCATTTGGCTTTTTTACCTCTCATAAATCATTTTCCATTGGTAGCTTCTTGCAAGAACGTCGATCAAG GTATGGGAAAGTATTCAAATCCTATATGTTTGGGTCACCAACTATAGTTTCGTGTGACTTAGAACTCAACAGATTTGTGCTTCAAAATGAAGGCAGATTGTTCCAAAGCAGTTATCCAAAACCTGTGAGAGACATTCTTGGTAAGCATTCCCTGTTACTTATCACTGATGTTGAACTTCACAAAAAGCGGCGGAGCGTTCAACTCGACCTCATCAACAAATTCAAGTGCACACCAAATTTTCTTGATGATGTTGATAAGCTATGTGTTTCGTTAATGGAATCATGGAGAGGAAATAAACTAGTCCTCTTCGCAAATCAAGCTAAAAAG TTTACCTTTGATCTCATGTTGATGAATTTGTTGGGCATGGAACCGGGGGAACCACTTGGTTTACAGTTATTACAACATTTCCTCACATTCATGGAAGGCTTTGTGTCCATTCCAATTAACCTTCCTTGGACACCCTATGCCAAGGCCGTCAAG GCTCGTACAAGAATTTCATCCATCTTGAAACAAGTATTAAAAGCTAGGGAACATGATGAGATTTTATTGAAAGGAGATTTAAGTGATGAGGAGAAAGCTAGCATTTTACTAGACCTTCTACTTGCAGGTTATGAAACAACCTCAGGACTTTTGTCCCTACTCATTTACTTTCTTGCTCAATCACCACAAGCCCTTAAAAAATTGAag GATGAACACCACGCaataaggagaaagaaaaaggagGGGGAACCTCTAAACTGGGAAGATTATAAGCAAATGAAATTCACCATTATG GTTATAAATGAGACTCTACGTTGTGGCAACGTGGTGAAGTTTGTTCACAGAAAAGCTATCAAGGGTGTAGAATTTAAAG GATATCATATTCCAGCAGGATGGAAAGTACTTCCAATACTATCTGCTGTACACCTTGATCCATCGTTGCATGAAAATCCATCAGAGTTTAACCCTTGGAGATGGAAC GATCCAGCCACAAGTAAGAAGGTGATCACATTCGGGGGTGGATcgcggttgtgtcctgggtcggAGCTTGGTAAACTAGAAGCTGCTTTCTTCCTACACCATCTTGTCCTCAATTACAG GTGGACAATGAAAGAAGATGACTATCCAACATTGTACCCATATATGGACTTCCCAAGAGGATTACTCATAGCTTTGGAGGCAGAAACAACCAAATTTTAA